The genomic DNA ATTCCAGTGGCTGGTATTACACGAGTCGTGATGAATACCATCAGCTATGCCAAGACCTTGTCGGACAATGTGGTTGCTGTATATGTAGGTGTGGATGATGAAGCAATCCGCAAGATGGAGCAAAAATGGGAAGAGTGGGATGTAGGTATCCGTTTGGTGGTGCTGAAATCCCGTTATCGCAGCATTATTAATCCGCTTCGCAAGTTCATTGATACGGTGGAGTGGAAAAAAGCGGACGAGGATCATATTACCGTTCTTATTCCACAATTCATCACGAAGCACTGGTGGGAAAATATTTTGCACAACCAGACCAGCTTGCTGATGAGAGCTTATCTGATCAATTACAAAGACGTCATCGTAACGACTGTCCCTTTTCATTTAAACAAATAAATGGAACAGGCGATTATAGCATGACAAAATGAACATCTTCTGGTCGCATTTCGTTGCGGCTGGAGGGTGTTTTTTTATACCTGCATATTTACTTTAACGATACGTTTTATGTATTATTGATACAAAACGTATCGTTAAAGAATAGATATGGAGGGCTACAATGCCAGGAACCAAGGGTGAAACGGAACATAACAAGCTGCAATTTGTAGATACGCTGAGAGCGCTGGCAATTATGGGCGTGTTGCTTGTACATGTCAGCCAGCAGGTAGATGGATTAAACGGATGGTTGCAAAAGGGATTAAGCTTGGGAGCGAAAGGGGTCGCTTTATTTTATCTGGCCAGTGCTTTTACACTCTTTCTGTCATTGAGCAGACGTTCCGGTGACAGAAAAGAGCGTGTCTCGGCGTATCTGGTGCGTCGTTTTTTTCGAATTGCTCCCTTGTATTACATTATGTTAATCACCTATTTGCTTGTGAACGGAGCAGGGCCCCGTTTCTGGCTTGGGGATCAGGAAGGGATCACTGTTGCGAATATCGCAGCTCATATCTTGTTTCTGAATGGACTGAATCCGTACTGGATCAATAGCATTATCGGTGTGGAATGGTCCATAGCAGTGGAATGTATGTTTTATCTATGCGTGCCGTTATTATTTAAACTGATCCGATCGATTCGGCATGCTGCCTGGTTTGTGGTGGGAGCGCTTCTACTGAGCTTTGGGCTGAACACGGTATTTGCGAATGCTCCATGGATCGGTGATCACCTGTTGTGGGGGCATTATCTATATTTATGGTTTCCGAACCAACTGCCTGTCTTCGGACTGGGTATATTGCTGTTCTTCATATGGAAAGACGAGCGGCATTGGAAAAGTGTAGACCGATTCAGCGGCGTATTGCTGCTTGGCTCCATGCTGTTTGCTCTTTGTACAGGTATGACGGATTATCTCATCGGTGTCCTGTTGCTGCTGGGAGCCTATGCTTTGTATCACTGGAAGCCTGTGTGGCTGTTAAACTGGGGATGGTCATGGATCGGCTGCCTCAGCTACAGTATGTATTTGACGCATATGCTTGCTCTGGAGATTGTAAGTCAGATTGAGTTTCCATTTTCCCCCGTTGTTAATTTGACTCTTATGTATGTTATGACACTTCTGTTGACCACAGGTTTGTCCTGGCTCACCTATTCATGGATCGAACAACCCGGCATCCGTTGGGGGAAAAATATCATATCACGTATGAAGTCTGTACGCTCACAGGAAGATTCGGTCAATGAAAGTGTTGCCTGAGATGTAACTTTTTTCTGCATCCGATAACATTTGTTGAAGTGCTTAAAGAATTTATCCAATCCTTGAAAAGGAGATGCGTACTTTTAAGCGTTGGGAATCGAATGATGCAAAATGCTGATATACATAGGCTGCCAGTGAGCAGCTTCTTTTTTTTGTAAAAAAAATCAGGCGCTCCAATAAGAGCGCCCGAATGGGAGAGGAGAAACCGGACGAAGAGCTTATGGGGAAACGTAAGTCTTCTCCGCGGTTGTCTACGACATTGGTTGAATGCCGATATCCTAAGGATGCCCACGATATGGGTTTTTATACCTCCTCAAATCCTGCGTTTTTCAAACGGCGATCCATGTGGTACGATAACGTCATAATCTTTATATGGTTATGAACACATATAGAAAATAGGTGAGTTTCAGCGTGAGAGTGGTATCGGGTAGTGCCAAAGGAAGGCCGTTAAAGGCAGTTCCCGGCACAGGGACGCGGCCGACCACGGATAAGGTCAAAGAAGCGCTATTTAGCATGATAGGTCCTTATTTTGATGGGGGAGTCGCGCTTGATTTGTTTGCAGGCAGCGGCGGCCTGGGTATAGAGGCGCTTAGCCGAGGAATGGACAAGGCAGTCTTTATTGATATGGAATCGAAAAGTATTGATGTCATTAAAGAAAATTTGCGAAAAACCGGATTGGAAGGACAGGCTGAAGTGTTCCGCAATGATGCCGGACGAGCGCTCAAAGCGCTGGCAAAACGTGGAGCTCTTTTTGATGCTGTTTTTCTGGACCCGCCCTATCGTCTCAAGCATGGTGATGAATTGATGAGCCGTATGGCTGAACTGGACTTGCTTTGTTCTGAGGCAGTCATTGTGCTGGAGTATGAGTCGGGACATGAGTACCCGGAAAGCTTTGGGCCGTTCGAACAGGTCAGAAAAGCAGTCTATGGCGAAACAACGTTATCTATCTACCGCTTTGCAGCAGAGCAACCGGACGATGCAGAACATACTGAGACCGGAACGGAAAAATCTGATATAGCCGAATCAGGCGGGGAGGACCATCATGACTGAGCACAAACCACGTATTGCCGTATATCCTGGGACCTTTGATCCCGTGACGATGGGGCATCAGGATATTATTCAAAGAGCGGCGAGGCAGTTTGATCTGCTTATTGTCGCGGTACTTAACAATATTAGTAAAAATCCACTGTTTTCTCTGGAGGAGCGAATGGAGCTGCTGCGGACGGTAACCCGCGATATTCCGAACATTGAGGTGGACAGCTTCCGTGACCTGACAGCCAATTATGTACGTGAAAAAGGGGCTCAGGTTATCGTCAGAGGAATCCGGTCAGTGACAGATTTTGAATATGAGCTGCAATTGGCTTCCACGAACCATAAGCTGAACCCGGATGCTGAAACGATCTTTATGATGACGAACCCGACTTATTCATATCTGAGTTCCAGTATGGTGAAGGAAATCGCCCATTTTGACGGCAAGGTCGTAGATCTGGTGGCTCCTGAGGTCGAGGATGCGCTGCGTGCCAAGGTCAACGCCAAGCGCGGCGGCTCCACCATGAAGTTATAAAGGAAATGACAAGCAGTGTAAGTATAATCGCGCCCAGAAGCACAATAGACAACATGGTCAGTTGCCAGGGATACAGCGACGGACTTTCCAACTGTGTCCACAGGTTGCTGCTCTCCGCCATGACGGAATGCACGGCGGGATCATAACCGCTTTCGGCGAAAGAAGAAACGGAGCTACGGCTAACATAAGCTGGAAGTGTATTGCTTGTCATACGGCTAAAAGTCGTCCATGCAACGAGTGTAAGCACAAAGGCGATGATGCCATGAAGCACCCTGGATATAGTGAACGTGATACCTTTGTCCGATGGCTTGGTGACAGCTGTGATTTGGAGCCAGCCGCATAGCCCTCCCCAGCCTAGTACGGCGCTGATCAGAGCCGCTTGTGTGCGGAGATCATACGGCAGGCGGCTGATTTCATAGGAACCGAGATGAATTTCCATCCACGCGGGCCATATGAAAGAAAATGCTCCTTGGCCTGAGTACATGGATAGCAACCGAATCAGCACGGAAAAGAAAATAATGAATCCACCTGTCATCATAAGCGTCTGTACGGCATGGGATACGGTTTCGCCCAGCAGCTTTCCAAAGCTGCGGCCGTCCCGTTCTCTGGCAGAGCGTGTGGCGTCCCAAGCGGACCGGATGAGAGTGGTAGAAGTACGGGAAACAGAGGTTCGCCGGAGGGCAACTGGCGTTTCCCGTTTTTGCGATTCTTTTGAGGACGCAGTCAGTCTGACTGTAATCCATCCCGCCAATAGGCCGGAGATCCAGTGAACGGCAAGCAGCATGACTCCTACAGCAGCATTATGCAACAATCCTGTTCCGATAACGAGCAGGATGGTCATCGGATTGCAGAAATGAGCGATAGCGGTCAGTCTTCTAAGCTGACGCTTGGTCATATCCTCCTGCTGTGCCCATTGGCGCACAGCTTCCGCAGCAGCCGGAAATCCGGCGGTCAGGCCGAGGGCCAGTACCCAGCCGCTGCGACCTGGAAGACGGAACCAGGAGCGCATGAACGGCTCCATAAGGACGCCAAGCCCATGCACCAGACCGAAGGCGACAAGCATTTCGGACAGCATCAAAAAAGGGAGCATGGCCGGGAAAATAATGCTCCACCATAGCTTAAGCCCTTGAGCAGAGGCTTGGAACACCTCTTCCGGTGAGGCGACAACAGCCAGCACAAGCAGAATGGCTCCAAGGGCAAGCAACAGGGTTGTCCAATAGGGAGCGGAATGGGCTTCCTTTTGTAGCAAAGGTTTCACCTCTTTGGAAGTGATATGATTTAACATTTTAAAAAACGAGCCTCATCGTGCATAAATATATTAGGATGCATCGTATGTTGTTTCTAACGCTTTTCGCGTTTGGAATCGGGCGAGGTGCTCGTACACGCTGCTGGTAAACAATGTATGCTTTTTTGTAAGAATTGAGAACAGGCAGGGCGCTGAGTTAGTTTGGGTGAAATAGAAGAAGTTAAGGCTGTGAGGGGGAGAAGCGATGAAGCGAATAAACCAGAATAGAGCTTTTTTTACAACCGGATATGTTCTGTTCCTGGCCACCATGGTCTATGTGCTGGTATATATGCCAACCCCATATCTGATCTATGGACCCGGTGGGGCAAATGAAATCAAGCCGATGGTAACTGTTCAGGAAGGCGACCGAAGCGAACGGGGGACCTTTATGATGACGACGGTATCGGCGCGTTATGCCAATATCGTGATGCTGGGGATATCGAAGCTGGATGCCAATTCAGAGATTCAGCGCAAGGAGGATCGGCTGCATGGCAGAAGTGAAGACGAATATGCAGCAGAGCAGGTGTGGTATATGGGAGATTCCCAGTCTTCAGCGATGGAGGCTGCTTATACCCGGGCCGATATTCCTTATCGCATTGTGCCGGATTATGTGTACGTATTTAAGGTGCCCAGCTCAAGTAATGTGTTTCATCCCGGAGATGAAATTCTGGAGCTGAACGGGGTAAGGGTAACAGATAATCGTTCCATCCGAAACGCCTTGGAGTATGAAAAGTCAGGAACGATTGCCAAAGTGAAGCTAAAACGTGATGGCAAGCTGCTGACGGTGCAAGCTCCATTAATGACCATCACAGACAGTGAAACAGGCAAACAACGACCCGGTTTTGGAGTCAGCATTGCCACGGTTCAGAAAGTAGAGCCGAAGGATGAGCGTAAAACGATTCATTTTACGTCAACGGATGTAGGTGGACCCTCTGCTGGTTTGATGTTTACGATGGAAATTTATAATCAACTGACACCGGGCGATCTGAGCAAGGGATATCGTGTAGCCGGTACGGGTACGATTGATAAGAGCGGCAAGGTGGGAGCGATCGGTGGTGCAAAGTATAAAATTGTCGCCGCTGACCGTCAGGGTGCTGAATTGTTTTTCGTCCCGGAGGACAATTATAAGGAAGCCAAGGCCAAAGCAGAGCAAATCGGAACTAAGATGAAGCTCGTTCCGGTTCGCAAGCTTGACGATGCGTTAACTTATATGGAGAAGCTCCCGATCAAACCATGACGGGCGGCCGCAAGTAATCGGCATACATGTCACGGATGGCGGGATGTGGCATTCCGGCCGCGTGTATGGCGGCTGCGGCCGTATCCCAGTCCAGATGGGGATGCGATCCGGCTGATGGCTTGACCCATACCGGAAGGGTCGCTGTCTGCTTCATCCGGGCCAGCAGCTCGCGTCCGGCACCGTTAAAGCCGAGCACGCGGATATAGCCGGGGCCTTTCGCCAACTCGGAGGGAGCCATATCCGCCTTGGCATGATTCAGTAAAACATGTGTGAACATACGTTGAAGCTTCGTACGAGTGTAGCGTTTTGTCTTGACGGCGGCGAGTAATGCCTCTACAGAGGGCTGGGGCAGCGTGTATAGCGAGTGCCGCAGGCGATGCTCCAGCCCTTCGGTA from Paenibacillus sp. FSL R10-2782 includes the following:
- a CDS encoding acyltransferase, with the translated sequence MPGTKGETEHNKLQFVDTLRALAIMGVLLVHVSQQVDGLNGWLQKGLSLGAKGVALFYLASAFTLFLSLSRRSGDRKERVSAYLVRRFFRIAPLYYIMLITYLLVNGAGPRFWLGDQEGITVANIAAHILFLNGLNPYWINSIIGVEWSIAVECMFYLCVPLLFKLIRSIRHAAWFVVGALLLSFGLNTVFANAPWIGDHLLWGHYLYLWFPNQLPVFGLGILLFFIWKDERHWKSVDRFSGVLLLGSMLFALCTGMTDYLIGVLLLLGAYALYHWKPVWLLNWGWSWIGCLSYSMYLTHMLALEIVSQIEFPFSPVVNLTLMYVMTLLLTTGLSWLTYSWIEQPGIRWGKNIISRMKSVRSQEDSVNESVA
- the rsmD gene encoding 16S rRNA (guanine(966)-N(2))-methyltransferase RsmD, whose translation is MRVVSGSAKGRPLKAVPGTGTRPTTDKVKEALFSMIGPYFDGGVALDLFAGSGGLGIEALSRGMDKAVFIDMESKSIDVIKENLRKTGLEGQAEVFRNDAGRALKALAKRGALFDAVFLDPPYRLKHGDELMSRMAELDLLCSEAVIVLEYESGHEYPESFGPFEQVRKAVYGETTLSIYRFAAEQPDDAEHTETGTEKSDIAESGGEDHHD
- the coaD gene encoding pantetheine-phosphate adenylyltransferase, giving the protein MTEHKPRIAVYPGTFDPVTMGHQDIIQRAARQFDLLIVAVLNNISKNPLFSLEERMELLRTVTRDIPNIEVDSFRDLTANYVREKGAQVIVRGIRSVTDFEYELQLASTNHKLNPDAETIFMMTNPTYSYLSSSMVKEIAHFDGKVVDLVAPEVEDALRAKVNAKRGGSTMKL
- a CDS encoding nucleoside recognition domain-containing protein; amino-acid sequence: MKPLLQKEAHSAPYWTTLLLALGAILLVLAVVASPEEVFQASAQGLKLWWSIIFPAMLPFLMLSEMLVAFGLVHGLGVLMEPFMRSWFRLPGRSGWVLALGLTAGFPAAAEAVRQWAQQEDMTKRQLRRLTAIAHFCNPMTILLVIGTGLLHNAAVGVMLLAVHWISGLLAGWITVRLTASSKESQKRETPVALRRTSVSRTSTTLIRSAWDATRSARERDGRSFGKLLGETVSHAVQTLMMTGGFIIFFSVLIRLLSMYSGQGAFSFIWPAWMEIHLGSYEISRLPYDLRTQAALISAVLGWGGLCGWLQITAVTKPSDKGITFTISRVLHGIIAFVLTLVAWTTFSRMTSNTLPAYVSRSSVSSFAESGYDPAVHSVMAESSNLWTQLESPSLYPWQLTMLSIVLLGAIILTLLVISFITSWWSRRAWR
- a CDS encoding S16 family serine protease, with the protein product MKRINQNRAFFTTGYVLFLATMVYVLVYMPTPYLIYGPGGANEIKPMVTVQEGDRSERGTFMMTTVSARYANIVMLGISKLDANSEIQRKEDRLHGRSEDEYAAEQVWYMGDSQSSAMEAAYTRADIPYRIVPDYVYVFKVPSSSNVFHPGDEILELNGVRVTDNRSIRNALEYEKSGTIAKVKLKRDGKLLTVQAPLMTITDSETGKQRPGFGVSIATVQKVEPKDERKTIHFTSTDVGGPSAGLMFTMEIYNQLTPGDLSKGYRVAGTGTIDKSGKVGAIGGAKYKIVAADRQGAELFFVPEDNYKEAKAKAEQIGTKMKLVPVRKLDDALTYMEKLPIKP